A region of Polyangiaceae bacterium DNA encodes the following proteins:
- a CDS encoding thiolase family protein encodes MAFEKVFVPYGLYWSSPFCRWQGTLANAHSLELAAQVASEVLAAKKVDPKVFDSVMLGMTVIQRSSFYGAPWLAALVGATGATGPTFGQACATSARVIASAAAEVELGQSAAVLAVTCDRTSNGPHLYYPDPTAPGGTGASENAVLDAFNRDPWAKNAMIETAENVAKEAGFSKEQQDDVALLRYAQYQAALADDRAFQRRYMAPVTLRRGKKEVGKVEADEGIHPTTKEGLQKLAPVKEGGTVSFGSQTHPADGNAGLVLTTEGRARELSARPELRIRVVAAAEARVEKGFMPKAVVPAARAALAKAGIGINDVKAIKTHNPFAVNDLFFCKEMGLELEAINNFGSPLVYGHPQGPTGMRLGIELVEELVAGGGGYGLFSGCAAGDTAMALVLKVG; translated from the coding sequence ATGGCATTCGAGAAGGTTTTCGTCCCCTACGGTCTCTACTGGTCCAGTCCGTTCTGCCGCTGGCAGGGCACGCTCGCGAACGCGCACTCGCTGGAGCTCGCCGCGCAAGTCGCGAGCGAAGTGCTCGCCGCGAAGAAGGTCGACCCCAAGGTGTTCGACTCGGTGATGCTGGGCATGACGGTGATCCAGCGCTCCTCGTTCTACGGAGCGCCCTGGCTCGCTGCGCTCGTCGGCGCGACGGGCGCCACCGGCCCGACCTTCGGCCAGGCCTGCGCCACCAGCGCGCGCGTGATCGCCTCGGCCGCGGCCGAGGTCGAGCTCGGTCAGAGCGCTGCGGTGCTCGCCGTGACCTGCGATCGCACCAGCAACGGGCCTCACCTGTACTACCCCGACCCGACCGCTCCCGGCGGCACGGGCGCCAGCGAAAACGCGGTGCTCGACGCCTTCAACCGCGATCCCTGGGCGAAAAACGCCATGATCGAGACGGCCGAGAACGTCGCGAAGGAAGCCGGCTTCAGCAAGGAGCAGCAGGACGACGTCGCCCTGCTCCGCTACGCGCAGTACCAGGCCGCTCTGGCCGACGACCGCGCCTTCCAGAGGCGCTACATGGCTCCAGTCACGCTGCGCCGTGGCAAGAAGGAGGTCGGCAAGGTCGAGGCCGACGAAGGCATCCACCCGACCACGAAGGAAGGCCTGCAGAAGCTCGCGCCGGTCAAGGAAGGCGGCACGGTCAGCTTCGGCTCCCAGACCCACCCCGCCGACGGCAACGCGGGGCTCGTGCTCACGACCGAGGGCCGCGCCCGCGAGCTCTCCGCGAGGCCCGAGCTGCGCATCCGCGTGGTCGCCGCCGCCGAGGCCCGCGTCGAGAAGGGCTTCATGCCCAAGGCCGTGGTGCCCGCGGCCCGCGCCGCGCTCGCCAAGGCCGGCATCGGGATCAACGACGTGAAGGCCATCAAGACTCACAACCCCTTCGCGGTGAACGACCTCTTCTTCTGCAAGGAGATGGGTCTCGAGCTCGAGGCCATCAACAACTTCGGCTCGCCGCTGGTCTACGGGCACCCCCAAGGCCCGACCGGAATGCGCCTCGGCATCGAGCTCGTCGAGGAGCTCGTCGCAGGCGGCGGTGGTTACGGCCTGTTCAGCGGCTGCGCAGCGGGTGACACCGCGATGGCGCTGGTGCTGAAGGTGGGCTGA
- a CDS encoding xanthine dehydrogenase family protein molybdopterin-binding subunit codes for MRELRHVGTDTARPDAADKAAGRAYYIHDLSRPGMLYGKIKFAEHASARIAHIDTSRALALPGVRAVITAYDTPELRIGFLRDNFALKKDRVRQFRDEVAAVAAIDPDIAAEAIELIRVEYEPLPAVFTPEEALAEGAPLVHDRDADGRPVTSNLLPVQVHHESGDLAAGERASKYIVEGEFSTPLIQQACLGTAGCIAEMDTRGNLTMWAKTQIPFLAQKDFVRALEAMGLGGRNARVIVPTLGGAFGTGLDTHAYEYIAILLAHRTGRPVKIVYDRREEFANLSPRQSARTKVVQGCDASGRLTFRRVEVLQDNGAYTSWGATYPTVMLIPATSLYKVANVWFDAKLVYTNNTYAQAMRGYGNPEVTWPIECLLDELAEKVGIDPLELRLINKNTPGEKTPMGLDITTCGLGECLTFAKQSLDWDKKRGKQRDKARGVGVASLVHVGGSGRIYRSDGGGVILKLDDFGNVNVSYGGVEMGQGLHAALTLGVAEALGVLPEKVSINQTDTATCPWDVGTHASRGAFIALNAAIRAADKARKKLFALASEVYAAEVKKNLSAYQKKNPAYQPPAYDFAAASRADNLELVDGFLFAKDAPNEPWLRLEIGKLLRALHFRGRDGQMIVEEAFYEPPSTLPDWSKGVGNMSASYAYGVQAFEVEVDTETGDVKILKAVSAHDVGRVLNQQTLRGQVQGGLAQGIGYALYEEVKTHEGRVLNPSFTDYKIPTAHEMAFPVDVFFAETDDPAGPFGAKGVGEPGLVPTAPALANAIWDAVGVRIHDLPITPEKIVMALKNKKKG; via the coding sequence ATGCGTGAGCTCCGCCACGTGGGCACCGACACGGCGCGCCCCGACGCCGCCGACAAGGCCGCCGGACGCGCCTACTACATCCACGACCTCAGCCGCCCGGGCATGCTCTACGGCAAGATCAAGTTCGCCGAGCACGCGAGCGCGCGCATCGCGCACATCGACACCTCGCGGGCCCTGGCCCTGCCGGGCGTGCGCGCGGTGATCACGGCTTACGACACGCCGGAGCTCCGCATCGGGTTTCTGCGCGACAACTTCGCGCTCAAGAAGGACCGCGTGCGCCAGTTCCGCGACGAGGTCGCGGCGGTGGCCGCCATCGATCCGGACATCGCCGCGGAGGCCATCGAGCTGATCCGCGTGGAATACGAGCCGCTGCCCGCGGTGTTCACGCCGGAAGAGGCGCTGGCCGAAGGCGCACCCCTGGTGCACGACCGGGACGCCGACGGGCGCCCGGTGACCTCCAACCTCTTGCCGGTGCAGGTGCACCACGAGTCCGGGGATCTCGCCGCCGGCGAGCGCGCCTCGAAGTACATCGTGGAAGGCGAGTTCTCCACGCCGCTGATCCAGCAAGCGTGCCTGGGCACCGCCGGCTGCATCGCGGAGATGGACACGCGCGGCAACCTGACGATGTGGGCCAAGACCCAGATCCCGTTCCTGGCCCAGAAGGACTTCGTGCGCGCCCTCGAGGCCATGGGCCTCGGCGGCCGCAACGCCCGCGTCATCGTGCCGACCCTGGGCGGCGCCTTCGGCACCGGGCTCGACACCCACGCCTACGAGTACATCGCCATCTTGCTCGCGCACAGGACCGGGAGGCCGGTGAAGATCGTGTACGACCGGCGCGAGGAGTTCGCGAACCTCTCGCCGCGCCAGAGCGCGCGCACGAAGGTGGTGCAGGGCTGCGACGCCAGCGGTCGCCTCACCTTCCGCCGGGTCGAGGTGCTGCAGGACAACGGCGCCTACACCTCCTGGGGCGCGACCTACCCGACGGTGATGCTGATCCCGGCGACCTCGCTCTACAAGGTGGCGAACGTCTGGTTCGACGCGAAGCTCGTCTACACCAACAACACCTACGCCCAGGCCATGCGCGGCTATGGCAACCCGGAGGTGACCTGGCCCATCGAGTGCCTGCTCGACGAGCTCGCCGAGAAGGTCGGCATCGACCCGCTGGAGCTGCGCCTGATCAACAAGAACACGCCCGGCGAGAAGACGCCGATGGGCCTCGACATCACCACCTGCGGCCTGGGGGAGTGCCTCACGTTCGCCAAGCAGAGCCTCGACTGGGACAAGAAGCGCGGCAAGCAGCGGGACAAGGCCCGCGGCGTCGGCGTCGCCTCGCTGGTCCACGTCGGCGGCTCCGGTCGCATCTACCGCTCCGACGGCGGCGGCGTGATCCTGAAGCTCGACGACTTCGGCAACGTCAACGTCTCCTACGGCGGCGTGGAGATGGGCCAGGGCCTGCACGCGGCGCTGACCTTGGGCGTGGCCGAGGCGCTCGGGGTCTTGCCGGAGAAGGTCAGCATCAACCAGACCGACACCGCGACCTGCCCCTGGGACGTCGGCACCCACGCCAGCCGCGGCGCCTTCATCGCGCTGAACGCGGCCATCCGCGCCGCCGACAAGGCTCGGAAGAAGCTCTTCGCGCTCGCCTCCGAGGTCTACGCCGCTGAGGTGAAGAAGAACCTCTCGGCGTACCAGAAGAAGAACCCGGCCTACCAGCCCCCCGCCTACGACTTCGCCGCCGCTTCCCGCGCGGACAACCTGGAGCTGGTGGACGGCTTCTTGTTCGCCAAGGACGCGCCGAACGAGCCCTGGCTCCGGCTCGAGATCGGCAAGCTCCTGCGTGCGCTGCACTTCCGCGGCCGGGATGGCCAGATGATCGTCGAGGAGGCGTTCTACGAGCCGCCCAGCACGCTGCCGGATTGGTCGAAGGGTGTCGGCAACATGAGCGCGAGCTACGCCTACGGCGTGCAGGCGTTCGAGGTCGAGGTGGACACCGAAACCGGCGACGTGAAGATCCTGAAGGCGGTCTCCGCCCACGACGTCGGGCGCGTCTTGAACCAGCAGACGCTGCGCGGTCAGGTGCAGGGCGGTCTGGCGCAGGGCATCGGCTACGCCTTGTACGAGGAAGTGAAGACCCACGAGGGCCGTGTGCTGAACCCGAGCTTCACCGACTACAAGATCCCCACCGCGCACGAGATGGCCTTCCCGGTGGACGTCTTCTTCGCCGAGACCGACGATCCCGCCGGCCCCTTCGGCGCCAAGGGCGTGGGCGAGCCCGGCCTCGTGCCGACGGCGCCAGCCCTGGCCAACGCCATCTGGGATGCCGTGGGCGTCCGCATCCACGACCTGCCCATCACTCCAGAGAAGATCGTGATGGCGCTGAAGAACAAGAAGAAGGGTTGA
- a CDS encoding (2Fe-2S)-binding protein: protein MSVTLSFEVNGEPARLSVEPHARLVDVLRGPLGLVGTKEGCSNGECGACTVLVDGRPVCSCLLPALEVEGKRVTTIEGLVGPGGQLSEVQQAFVDKGGIQCGFCSPGMILSAHALLERNQSPSDAEVRDALTGNLCRCTGYAQIVESVQLAASAKRGKKGAEHA from the coding sequence ATGAGCGTCACTCTCAGCTTCGAGGTCAACGGCGAGCCCGCGCGCCTCTCGGTCGAGCCCCACGCGCGGCTGGTGGACGTGCTGCGCGGCCCGCTCGGGCTGGTCGGCACCAAGGAAGGCTGCAGCAACGGCGAGTGCGGCGCCTGCACCGTGCTGGTGGACGGGCGCCCTGTTTGCTCCTGTCTCTTGCCGGCCCTCGAGGTCGAGGGCAAGCGAGTCACGACCATCGAGGGCCTGGTCGGCCCCGGCGGCCAGCTCTCCGAGGTGCAGCAGGCCTTCGTGGACAAAGGCGGCATCCAGTGCGGCTTCTGCTCGCCGGGCATGATCTTGAGCGCCCACGCCCTGCTCGAGAGGAACCAGAGCCCCAGCGACGCAGAGGTCCGTGACGCCCTGACCGGAAACCTCTGCCGCTGCACCGGCTACGCTCAGATCGTCGAGTCGGTGCAGCTCGCTGCCTCGGCGAAGCGTGGGAAGAAGGGAGCCGAACATGCGTGA
- a CDS encoding xanthine dehydrogenase family protein subunit M produces the protein MTFDYHRPKTLQEAWRLSDADAEARFVAGGTDVMVRIREGKLAPSSLVSLSGIAELAQVELGPPLVLGAGLRVAELESHAGLARALPVLGQAAALLGSVQIRNVATLGGNLCNASPCADLAPPLLVHEARVRIASAMGTRELPLASFFVGPRASVLGPGEILSAVVVDAPAPNARAVFLKKGRVRMDIALASVAVLLETEGRQCVRARVAAGSLGPCPLRLGETESILSGHPLDDATIRRAREAAENEVRPISDVRAGADYRRHLAGALLERGIRRLMNGAMP, from the coding sequence ATGACCTTCGACTACCACCGCCCGAAAACCCTCCAAGAAGCCTGGCGCCTGTCCGACGCCGACGCGGAAGCCCGCTTCGTCGCCGGTGGCACCGACGTGATGGTGCGGATCCGCGAGGGCAAGCTCGCGCCGAGCTCGCTGGTCTCGCTCTCTGGCATCGCCGAGCTCGCGCAGGTCGAGCTCGGCCCGCCCCTCGTGCTCGGCGCCGGCCTGCGCGTGGCGGAGCTCGAGAGCCACGCCGGGCTCGCGCGGGCGCTCCCGGTCCTGGGCCAAGCCGCGGCGCTGCTCGGCAGCGTGCAGATCCGCAACGTCGCGACGCTGGGTGGCAACCTGTGCAACGCCTCGCCCTGCGCGGATCTGGCACCGCCACTTCTGGTACACGAGGCCCGCGTGCGCATCGCCTCGGCCATGGGAACGCGCGAGCTGCCGCTCGCGAGCTTCTTCGTCGGCCCGCGCGCCAGCGTGCTGGGACCCGGCGAGATTCTCTCGGCCGTGGTCGTGGACGCGCCGGCGCCCAACGCCCGGGCGGTGTTCCTGAAGAAGGGTCGCGTGCGCATGGACATCGCGCTCGCCAGCGTCGCGGTGCTCCTCGAGACGGAAGGACGGCAGTGCGTGAGGGCGCGCGTCGCCGCGGGCTCCCTCGGGCCCTGCCCGCTGCGCCTGGGCGAGACCGAGAGCATCCTCAGCGGCCACCCGCTCGACGACGCGACGATCCGCCGCGCGCGTGAGGCCGCCGAGAACGAGGTCCGCCCGATCAGCGACGTGCGAGCCGGCGCCGACTACCGGCGCCACCTGGCAGGGGCGCTGCTCGAGCGCGGGATCCGCCGCTTGATGAACGGAGCAATGCCATGA
- a CDS encoding four helix bundle protein produces the protein MSFDHEKLDVYQAAIAFLTLATGITARWARGRGYLRDQLNRAALSIVTNIAEGAGEVMPAEKARFYRMACRSATECAAICDACRALGVSDPSLLEEGRRILLRIVPMLTVLAKRNQRLT, from the coding sequence GTGTCCTTCGACCACGAGAAGCTGGACGTCTATCAGGCTGCGATTGCGTTCCTGACCCTGGCAACTGGAATCACGGCTCGGTGGGCGCGCGGGCGCGGGTACCTTCGGGACCAGTTGAACCGAGCCGCGCTGTCCATCGTCACCAACATCGCCGAAGGCGCGGGCGAGGTGATGCCGGCCGAAAAGGCGCGCTTCTATCGGATGGCCTGTCGCTCCGCGACGGAGTGCGCAGCGATCTGCGATGCCTGCCGCGCGCTTGGTGTCAGCGATCCGTCGCTCCTCGAAGAAGGCCGTCGCATCCTGCTCCGCATCGTACCGATGCTCACAGTACTGGCGAAGCGCAACCAGCGCCTGACCTGA
- a CDS encoding CoA transferase — MTERRPVVLSVEQALSMSYATLRFAHLGWRVIRIEPTPSPGQRTRGDPNRHIGRKVAEGDRHSYFVGPNCGKEAITLNLKEPDGQALLARLIRELRADVFCTNTMPARHASLGIDYASLSKLRPELVWCCISAMGLAYPNVPGYDPVLQAQCGYMDVTGYPDGPPMQNGPPLIDLKAGDEAFAQVLWAMLERHRTGAGRAIDVSMAQVATSWLLTFLPMLDMGSPPEELKRSGNEHRQFIPTNAYPTADGFIYLAVGSDVQWQRLVAEAPFRSLDRPDLATNEGRRRDKTALHAAIGALTSKLTAAEVALSLRAAQIPHAPITPIERVMDQEFLKDALLRTQAPDGKSIRLPPPAVSTEFLESRDRELRFAPAYGEHTDGVLGEVGVPADEVAALRERGVVA; from the coding sequence ATGACCGAACGGCGCCCCGTGGTCCTGAGCGTCGAGCAAGCGCTCAGCATGTCGTACGCTACCTTGCGCTTCGCGCACCTCGGGTGGCGGGTGATCCGCATCGAGCCGACGCCGTCGCCGGGCCAGAGGACCCGGGGCGATCCCAATCGCCACATCGGCCGCAAGGTCGCCGAGGGCGACCGCCACAGCTACTTCGTCGGCCCGAACTGCGGCAAGGAAGCCATCACGCTGAACCTGAAGGAGCCCGACGGCCAGGCGCTGCTCGCGAGGCTGATCCGCGAGCTCCGGGCGGACGTGTTCTGCACCAACACCATGCCGGCGCGGCACGCGAGCCTGGGCATCGACTACGCCTCGCTCTCGAAGCTGCGTCCCGAGCTGGTCTGGTGCTGCATCTCGGCCATGGGCCTCGCCTACCCGAACGTGCCCGGCTACGACCCGGTGCTGCAAGCGCAGTGCGGCTACATGGACGTCACCGGCTACCCCGACGGGCCGCCGATGCAGAACGGCCCGCCGCTGATCGATCTGAAGGCCGGCGACGAGGCCTTCGCGCAGGTGCTGTGGGCCATGCTCGAACGCCATCGCACCGGCGCCGGGCGCGCCATCGACGTGTCCATGGCGCAGGTCGCCACGAGCTGGCTGCTCACCTTCCTGCCCATGCTCGACATGGGCAGCCCGCCGGAGGAGCTCAAGCGTTCGGGCAACGAGCACCGGCAGTTCATCCCGACCAACGCCTACCCCACCGCCGACGGCTTCATCTACCTGGCGGTGGGCAGCGACGTGCAGTGGCAGCGCCTGGTCGCCGAAGCGCCCTTCCGCTCCCTCGATCGCCCGGATCTGGCGACGAACGAGGGGCGGCGCCGAGACAAGACGGCGCTGCACGCCGCCATCGGCGCGCTCACTTCCAAGCTCACCGCAGCCGAGGTCGCCCTGAGCCTGCGCGCGGCTCAGATCCCGCATGCGCCCATCACGCCCATCGAGCGCGTGATGGACCAGGAGTTCCTGAAGGACGCGCTGCTCCGGACCCAGGCGCCCGACGGCAAGAGCATCCGGCTGCCCCCGCCCGCGGTGAGCACGGAGTTCTTGGAGTCACGGGATCGTGAGCTTCGCTTCGCGCCGGCCTACGGGGAGCACACGGACGGCGTCCTCGGCGAAGTGGGCGTTCCTGCGGACGAGGTCGCTGCGTTGAGAGAGCGCGGGGTGGTCGCGTGA
- a CDS encoding methylmalonyl-CoA mutase: MNRSDKGPKPVRWDSGIEIDPVYAPEGAERPGEYPYTRGIHPLMYRQRPWTMRQYSGFGTAAETHERFLFLIKNGNTGLNVAFDLPTQCGLDSDDPMAEGEVGRVGMAVDTLADMEEAFADIDLNQISVSLTINGSAVAIMGMYFAMADKRGFLLNELRGTAQNDILKEFVGRGTWIFPVEPSVRLVGDTIEFCAREVPHYSPVSVCGYHIRESGATPAQEMAYGLAIARAYVDHVRARGLDVDEFAQGISFNFDIYGNLWEQVAKFRAGRRLWAKIMKERYGATNPRAMQLRMIAGGGGAGLTVEQPLNNLVRSAYYALASALSGTQTMALCSYDEAYTIPSEQAAKLSLRTMQILMTEIGACDTVDPLAGSYFVESTTDEMERRIVQLMDRLDAEGGVVKAIAEGRVQADVSRQAYEHKKRVESGELKKVGVNCFVDEEPGPDVEFHPYRREEADKQVARLNKVRAERDGAQVERLLDGVRSAARDGRNVMPPVIAAVKAYATVGEICGALKQVFGTYQEPVRF, from the coding sequence ATGAACCGGAGCGACAAAGGACCGAAGCCCGTGCGCTGGGACAGCGGCATCGAGATCGACCCGGTCTACGCCCCCGAGGGCGCCGAGAGGCCCGGCGAGTATCCCTACACCCGCGGCATCCACCCGCTGATGTACCGGCAGCGACCCTGGACCATGCGCCAGTACTCCGGCTTCGGCACCGCCGCCGAGACCCACGAACGCTTCCTGTTCCTGATCAAGAACGGCAACACCGGCCTGAACGTGGCCTTCGATCTGCCGACCCAGTGTGGCCTCGACTCCGACGACCCGATGGCCGAGGGCGAGGTCGGGCGCGTGGGCATGGCCGTCGACACCCTGGCCGACATGGAAGAGGCCTTCGCCGACATCGATTTGAACCAGATCAGCGTGTCCTTGACCATCAACGGCTCGGCCGTGGCCATCATGGGCATGTACTTCGCGATGGCGGACAAACGCGGTTTCTTGCTGAACGAGCTGCGTGGCACCGCTCAGAACGACATCCTCAAGGAGTTCGTCGGGCGCGGCACCTGGATCTTCCCCGTGGAGCCCAGCGTGCGCCTGGTCGGCGACACCATCGAGTTCTGCGCGCGCGAGGTCCCGCACTACAGCCCGGTCAGCGTGTGCGGGTATCACATCCGCGAGAGCGGCGCGACGCCGGCCCAGGAGATGGCCTACGGGCTCGCCATCGCCCGCGCCTACGTCGACCACGTGCGCGCGCGCGGCCTGGATGTGGACGAGTTCGCACAGGGCATCAGCTTCAACTTCGACATCTACGGAAACCTCTGGGAGCAGGTCGCCAAGTTCCGCGCGGGGCGCCGGCTCTGGGCCAAGATCATGAAAGAGCGCTACGGCGCGACGAACCCCCGCGCGATGCAGCTCCGCATGATCGCCGGGGGCGGCGGCGCCGGCCTGACCGTGGAGCAGCCGCTGAACAACCTGGTGCGCAGCGCCTACTACGCCCTGGCCAGCGCGCTCAGCGGCACGCAGACCATGGCGCTCTGCTCCTACGACGAGGCCTACACCATCCCGAGCGAGCAGGCGGCGAAGCTCTCGCTCCGCACCATGCAGATCCTGATGACCGAGATCGGCGCCTGCGACACCGTCGATCCGCTGGCCGGCTCGTATTTCGTCGAGTCCACCACCGACGAGATGGAGCGGCGCATCGTCCAGCTGATGGACCGCCTGGACGCCGAGGGCGGTGTCGTGAAGGCCATCGCCGAGGGCCGCGTGCAGGCCGACGTGAGCCGCCAGGCCTACGAGCACAAGAAGCGGGTCGAGAGCGGCGAGCTCAAGAAGGTCGGCGTGAACTGCTTCGTGGACGAGGAGCCCGGACCCGACGTCGAGTTCCATCCCTACCGGCGCGAGGAGGCCGACAAGCAGGTGGCGCGCCTGAACAAGGTACGCGCCGAGCGCGACGGCGCCCAGGTCGAGCGGCTGCTCGATGGCGTGCGCTCCGCCGCCCGCGACGGTAGAAACGTGATGCCGCCGGTGATCGCGGCCGTGAAGGCGTACGCCACCGTCGGGGAAATCTGCGGGGCGCTGAAGCAGGTGTTCGGCACCTACCAGGAGCCGGTGAGGTTCTGA
- a CDS encoding cobalamin B12-binding domain-containing protein — MTDTPIRVLVAKPGVDGHDVGAKVVCRALMEAGMQVVYTGLRQSPEAIAQAARELDADVVGLSIMSGAHLPLSEKVAASLKEAGAGRAKLVVGGVIPNRDREKLEQLGVAAVFGVDAALDQIVGWVRDNARRQS; from the coding sequence ATGACGGACACACCCATCCGCGTTCTGGTGGCCAAGCCCGGCGTCGACGGACACGACGTCGGGGCGAAGGTCGTGTGCCGCGCCTTGATGGAGGCCGGCATGCAGGTCGTCTACACCGGGCTCCGGCAGTCGCCGGAGGCCATCGCCCAGGCTGCCCGCGAGCTCGACGCCGACGTGGTGGGCCTCTCGATCATGTCCGGCGCGCACCTGCCGCTCAGCGAGAAGGTGGCGGCGAGCTTGAAGGAAGCCGGTGCCGGACGCGCGAAGCTGGTGGTCGGCGGCGTGATCCCGAATCGCGATCGCGAAAAGCTCGAGCAGCTCGGTGTCGCGGCGGTGTTCGGCGTGGACGCGGCGCTCGACCAGATCGTCGGCTGGGTGCGCGACAACGCGCGGAGGCAGTCATGA
- a CDS encoding acyl-CoA dehydrogenase family protein, producing MDFSLSSEQAAIQKTFHDFADKEIRPRARALDEQPEFPRALFERVGELGFFGMRYPEPHGSGADIVSCALAVEELAWGSLSVAAACTMQSLMGTWFVFRFGSADHHERLLRPAFAGKKIGAICMTEPNAGSDLFSMTTSAKQSGERWLLSGNKTWVTSAPVADFFTVFARTGKESLGVFLVERGAPGLELGRPIEKLGVRSSLTSEVHLSDVPASAVLGDPESGTKYLREILAEIRVVTAALALGVGRAAYEEAKRYASERQQFGRPIERFELVQEHLAEMATDLEAARRLTQWAAWRSDQKLPNAREASMAKLFASEAAHRICDRAARVTASYGFAAESPIQRYLRDARFVLIGGGTSEILRVNIARDS from the coding sequence ATGGACTTCTCCCTGTCGAGCGAGCAGGCCGCGATCCAGAAGACTTTCCACGACTTCGCGGACAAAGAGATCCGCCCGCGCGCTCGGGCTCTGGACGAGCAGCCAGAGTTCCCGCGGGCGTTGTTCGAGCGCGTGGGCGAGCTCGGCTTCTTCGGCATGCGCTACCCGGAGCCGCACGGCAGCGGCGCGGACATCGTTTCCTGCGCGCTCGCCGTCGAGGAGCTCGCCTGGGGCAGCCTCTCGGTCGCTGCGGCCTGCACGATGCAGTCCTTGATGGGTACCTGGTTCGTGTTTCGCTTCGGCAGCGCCGATCACCACGAGCGCCTGCTCCGCCCTGCCTTCGCCGGCAAGAAGATCGGCGCCATCTGCATGACCGAGCCGAACGCGGGCAGCGATCTGTTCTCCATGACCACCAGCGCGAAGCAGAGCGGCGAGCGCTGGCTGCTCAGCGGCAACAAGACCTGGGTCACCTCGGCGCCGGTGGCGGACTTCTTCACGGTGTTCGCGCGCACGGGCAAGGAGAGCCTGGGCGTGTTCCTGGTCGAGCGCGGGGCTCCCGGCCTGGAGCTCGGGCGGCCCATCGAGAAGCTCGGCGTGCGCTCTTCCCTCACCTCCGAGGTCCACCTCTCGGACGTGCCCGCGAGCGCGGTGCTCGGCGATCCGGAGAGCGGCACCAAGTACCTCAGGGAGATCCTGGCGGAGATCCGCGTGGTGACCGCGGCCCTGGCGCTGGGCGTCGGGCGCGCGGCCTACGAGGAGGCGAAGCGCTACGCCTCCGAGCGCCAGCAGTTCGGAAGACCCATCGAGCGCTTCGAGCTGGTGCAGGAGCACCTGGCCGAGATGGCCACGGACCTAGAAGCCGCGCGGCGCCTGACCCAGTGGGCCGCCTGGCGCAGCGATCAGAAGCTGCCCAACGCCCGCGAGGCCAGCATGGCCAAGCTCTTCGCCTCGGAGGCGGCGCACCGCATCTGCGATCGCGCCGCGCGCGTCACCGCGAGCTACGGCTTCGCCGCCGAGAGCCCGATCCAGCGCTACCTGCGGGACGCTCGCTTCGTGCTGATCGGCGGCGGAACCTCGGAGATCTTGCGCGTCAACATCGCGAGGGATTCATGA